GCTGGTCGGTCGACCGTCGGCCCCGCTCACGACCCTCGTCGCCATCGCGCTCATCGCGGGCTTCGTCTCCGGACTGCTGTTGACCATCGCCGTCGTCTCGGTCGTGTTCGTCGGTTACCGCCACGGACTCAATCCCGACACGCTGGCCGGCCCGGTCGTGACGACGACGGGCGATGTGGTCGGTATCGCGACGCTGCTGGGCGCGACCCGCCTCGTCCTCGCACTGGGGGGTGGCTGAGTGGCGGAGTTCGCGTCCCAGTGGTCGGTTTCAGGTATCGTCCGGACGATGTTCCCCATCCTTGTCGTGCTCACTGCTATCGAACTCGGGAGCGGCCTCGTGCTCGATACCTTCGAGGGAACGCTGCTGCAGTACCCGTCGTTGCTCGTGCTCGTCCCGGTGACCATCGGGATGGCGGGCAACCTCGGCAGCATCCTCGCGGCGCGGTTTTCGACGGCGTTTCACCTCGGCCTCCTGTCGTTCGCGGCGACTGACGACCGGCTCGCCGGCAACGCAATCGCCACCGTTGCCCTCGCGGTGACGCTGTTCCCGCTCGTCGGTGCCGGTGCGTGGCTCCTCCAGGCCGTCATCGGCGGCACTGCGCTCCCGCTCCGGACGGTCGTTTTGGTCGCGCTCGTCAGCGGGAGTCTGCTGGCGGTGCTTGCTATCGTCGTGACGACGGTGACGACCTACGCCGCCTACCGGTTCGAACTGGACCCCGACGACGTGGTCATCCCCGTCGTCACGAACGTCTGTGACGTGCTGGGCGTGGTGGTGCTGTTCGGTGCTGTCCGCGTGCTCGTGTGATTTGGTGAAGTGGCTGTGCTAAGCCACAGACGCGATTGCTCGCTCGACGCGATTCTGTCGCTACCGATGGGCATTTGCCGGCCAGACTCCTACTTTCGGGCGTGCAGTCGCTCGTCGCCGCGGTACTTGGCCATCCGGTCGTCGGTGTCCTCGGAGAGGTCGCTATCAGGGTCCTCCGCATCACGCTCTTCCTCTCCTTTGGCGTGTTCCTCGCGGAACTGGCGGTCGCGTTCGGCTTGGTCGAGAAAATCGCCGTCGTCTCGCGCTATCTCACGTCGCCGGCGAACCTCCCGGACGAGGTCGGCACCGCTATCCTGACGACGACGGCGTCGACGACCGCCGGCTACGGGATGCTCGCCGACTTCCGCGAGTCGGGCGTGCTGTCCGACCGTGCGACGATAATCGCCGTCACCATCAACACGTTCTTCGGCTTCGCCCAGCACATCATCACGTTCTACGCCCCGATACTCATCCCGATTCTTGGCTTTCGGGTCGGGGTGCTGTACGTCGCCACGCGGGGGCTCATCGCGCTGGCGATTACGCTGACCGGCATCGCCGCCGGCGCGGTCCTGCTGGACGCGTCCAACGTCGGCCGGTCGGCCGCCGGTGCCGGCCCAGCCCCCGACGGCGGGACGGCCGACGACGCGGGCGACGTGTTCGACGAGCGTCCGGAGAGCCGCCGGGCGGCCGTCAGGACGGCGTTCGACGCGACAGCCGAGAAGGTCCGCGATATCCTGCCGCGGCTGGCGGCCATCTACGCTGTCGTCTCACTGCTCGTCGCCTACGGCGACGAACTACTGGTGCTGGCTGGCAGCGACGGGGCCTCCGTCACCGCCGCTGCCGACGGGTTCGCTGGGCTGCTCGGCTTGCCCGGCGCGGCCATCCCAGTCATCGCCGCCTACGCCCTCGATACGACCTCGGGGGCGACGGTCATCGCGCCGCTCATCCGGAACGGAACCTTCACTGCCCGGACCGCCGTGGCGACGATGCTCGTCGGCGGCATCATCTCCTTTGCCGTCTCGACGTTCAAGCGCTCGATTCCCTTCCAGTTCGGCATCTGGGGCCGGGAGTTCGGCTCGAAAGTCATCGTCGTCAACACGGGGCTGAAAATCGTCTGGATCGCGCTGGCGCTGGCCGTCCTGCTGTAGTGAGAAACCGGTGGTCCGCCGTCAGTCGAACGTGTAGGCCATCATCACCTCGTCGACCTGCTCGCCGTCGATGCTGTAGTGGTTCCGGCGGATACCCTCGGTGTTCCAGCCGTGGTCTTCGAGGAACACCATCGCGTTCTCCGTGATCGCCGGCACGCTGTTGTACAGCTTCCGGTAGCCGTTGGCCTTCGCCCAGTCCAGCCCGCGTTGCATGAGCTGGCTGCCGATGCCCTGGCCACGCTGCTCTTCCCTGACGCCGACGGTGAGCTGGGCCGTCTCGCGGAGCTTGTCCAGTTGCGGGATATCGAGGTGACACCAGCCGACGACCTCCCCGTCGACTGTGGCGACGAAGAACACCCGCGATTCGACCGTGTTGTGTCGCGTGACGGCGTCCTCGTACAGCAACTGCTCGGCGACGCTCTCGGCGACGACGTACGTGCCGTCGCTGGAGACGTTCCGAATGGTCTGGACGAGCCCCTCGAAGTCGTCGTTGTGGGCCGGCCGAATCGTGTACGTCAGCCCGTCTGTGGTGTGTTGCTCGACCGAGCCGACATCGAGCGCCAGCGTCAGGGTCCCGCCGTCGTCCTCGATGTACCCCTTCGACAGGAGGTGTGTCAGTGCCTCCTCGAACGCCTCCGGCGAGAGGTCAACCATCTCACGGACTCTGTGCCGTGCCGCCGTCCCGTGTCGCTCGACGTGCTGATACACCTCCATCGCCGCGCTGGTCTCGAAAGTCGGCCGTTCGACAGCGTCCATAACAGACACATCTACTAGCAGATTATTAACAATTGTTATTTGGTAACACAAAACATGAAACGCGGTGGGAGTTCTGTCCGAGCAGCCCCGTTCGAACGTGACAGGATGCGCCCGATTGTCGGCTCAGGCTGTGTCCGGAATCGGGTCGGAGATGACGACGGCGTCGCCCTCGATGACGCAGTTCCCCTCTGAATCGTCAACGGCCGTGGCCAGGCGGAACCGGTTGTCCTTGATGCGCTCGACGACTTCGCAGTGGGCCGTGACTTCCTCGTCGATGTCGACGGGCCCCTGATAGCTCAGTTCCTGGGAGAGGTAGATTGTCAGCCCGGGGAGTCGTGCCAGGGCTGCACTGATAATTCCGGAAACGAGCGTTCCGTGGGCGATCCGGCGGCCGAAGCGCGTCCCCTCGGCGAACGCCGCGTCGAGGTGGAGTCTGTTCGTGTCGCCGCTCGCCTCGGCGAAGGCCTCCACATCGGCCTTGGATATCGTCTTGCTGAACTGGACGTGGTCACCCACGTCGATACCGTCGGCGGTCCCGTAGCTCTCGAACGTCCAGTCCTCGTTCTCGTACAGCGTGTCCGGCCGGGTGAACCGCTTTCGCTGGGTCTGGTCGTCGAACGCTCCCCTTGCCCGCGAGAGGTGCGGGATATAGTCCGAGAGGTCGGTCGTCGTGACGATGCCGACGAGAGACCCGTCCTCGACGACGGGCAGTTTCTTGATGTTGTTCGTCCGCAGCCGATCCACGGCCGTTTCGATGTCCGCGTCGGGCGTGACCGTCAACAGCGTCTCGGTCATTACGTCGCTGACCGACAGCGCTCTGGTATCTCCCTCGGCTGCGGTGACGGCGACGATGTCGCTCTCCGTGATGATGCCGACACAGCCGCCATCGTCCTCGACGACGAGTGAACCGATATCCTCGTCGCGGAGGCGTTGAGCCGCCTCGATGACCGGAGCGTCGGGGCTGATCGTTTTGACCGGCGTCCGCATGATATCTCTGACTGGTAGCGGGACGAGCATCCTACCGGAACCCAGACATGGCAGACGTATAACAGTCCGCCCGACGACACCGGCACCCTTGTGTCGCCGGCCACCGACATCTCGACAATGCGTCGGCTCGCGTTCGGTCTCGTCGTCGTCCTCGTGGTCGCTGCCGGCTGCAGCGGCTTCACTACTTCTCCGTCTCAGCCCGCGGGGACCGCCGTTGACAGCCAGTCAGCAGTCGACGTTCCGGAGC
The genomic region above belongs to Haloarcula hispanica ATCC 33960 and contains:
- a CDS encoding magnesium transporter; this translates as MAEFASQWSVSGIVRTMFPILVVLTAIELGSGLVLDTFEGTLLQYPSLLVLVPVTIGMAGNLGSILAARFSTAFHLGLLSFAATDDRLAGNAIATVALAVTLFPLVGAGAWLLQAVIGGTALPLRTVVLVALVSGSLLAVLAIVVTTVTTYAAYRFELDPDDVVIPVVTNVCDVLGVVVLFGAVRVLV
- a CDS encoding nucleoside recognition protein, with product MQSLVAAVLGHPVVGVLGEVAIRVLRITLFLSFGVFLAELAVAFGLVEKIAVVSRYLTSPANLPDEVGTAILTTTASTTAGYGMLADFRESGVLSDRATIIAVTINTFFGFAQHIITFYAPILIPILGFRVGVLYVATRGLIALAITLTGIAAGAVLLDASNVGRSAAGAGPAPDGGTADDAGDVFDERPESRRAAVRTAFDATAEKVRDILPRLAAIYAVVSLLVAYGDELLVLAGSDGASVTAAADGFAGLLGLPGAAIPVIAAYALDTTSGATVIAPLIRNGTFTARTAVATMLVGGIISFAVSTFKRSIPFQFGIWGREFGSKVIVVNTGLKIVWIALALAVLL
- a CDS encoding GNAT family N-acetyltransferase, with amino-acid sequence MDAVERPTFETSAAMEVYQHVERHGTAARHRVREMVDLSPEAFEEALTHLLSKGYIEDDGGTLTLALDVGSVEQHTTDGLTYTIRPAHNDDFEGLVQTIRNVSSDGTYVVAESVAEQLLYEDAVTRHNTVESRVFFVATVDGEVVGWCHLDIPQLDKLRETAQLTVGVREEQRGQGIGSQLMQRGLDWAKANGYRKLYNSVPAITENAMVFLEDHGWNTEGIRRNHYSIDGEQVDEVMMAYTFD
- a CDS encoding CBS domain-containing protein, with protein sequence MLVPLPVRDIMRTPVKTISPDAPVIEAAQRLRDEDIGSLVVEDDGGCVGIITESDIVAVTAAEGDTRALSVSDVMTETLLTVTPDADIETAVDRLRTNNIKKLPVVEDGSLVGIVTTTDLSDYIPHLSRARGAFDDQTQRKRFTRPDTLYENEDWTFESYGTADGIDVGDHVQFSKTISKADVEAFAEASGDTNRLHLDAAFAEGTRFGRRIAHGTLVSGIISAALARLPGLTIYLSQELSYQGPVDIDEEVTAHCEVVERIKDNRFRLATAVDDSEGNCVIEGDAVVISDPIPDTA